The Streptomyces sp. NBC_01197 genome window below encodes:
- the cbiQ gene encoding cobalt ECF transporter T component CbiQ: MGAGHAHKLYRHGHSPVHDLPPHCKLAAVFTFVIVVVSTPREAMWAFALYAVLLAGVTAVARIPAGFLLKRLLIEIPFVAFAVLMPFVVPGDQVHVLGLSVSEPGLWGAWNVLAKGTLGVAASVLLASTTELRSLLLGLQRLKLPPMLVQIASFMIRYGDVITDEMRRMSIARRSRGFEARGVRQWGVLGKSAGALFIRSYERGERVHLAMVSRGYTGTMPVIDEVTASGAQWRFAAALPVAALCVCLLGWIL, translated from the coding sequence ATGGGCGCAGGTCACGCGCACAAGCTCTACCGGCACGGCCACTCCCCGGTCCACGACCTGCCGCCGCACTGCAAGCTCGCCGCCGTCTTCACCTTCGTGATCGTGGTGGTCTCCACCCCGCGCGAGGCGATGTGGGCGTTCGCGCTGTACGCGGTGCTGCTCGCGGGGGTGACCGCGGTTGCCCGCATCCCGGCCGGGTTCCTCCTCAAGCGGCTGCTCATCGAGATCCCGTTCGTGGCCTTCGCGGTGCTCATGCCGTTCGTCGTCCCAGGCGACCAGGTCCACGTCCTGGGCCTCTCGGTCAGCGAGCCCGGACTCTGGGGCGCCTGGAACGTACTGGCCAAGGGCACGCTCGGCGTCGCCGCTTCCGTGCTCCTCGCGTCCACCACCGAACTGCGCTCGCTGCTCCTCGGGCTCCAGCGGCTGAAGCTGCCGCCGATGCTGGTGCAGATCGCGTCCTTCATGATCCGGTACGGCGACGTGATCACCGACGAGATGCGCCGGATGTCGATCGCCCGCCGCTCACGCGGCTTCGAGGCGCGCGGCGTACGGCAGTGGGGGGTGCTCGGCAAGTCGGCCGGGGCGCTCTTCATCCGCTCCTACGAACGGGGCGAACGCGTACATCTGGCCATGGTCAGCCGGGGATACACCGGGACCATGCCCGTCATCGACGAAGTGACGGCGTCGGGAGCCCAGTGGCGGTTCGCCGCGGCACTCCCCGTCGCCGCGCTCTGCGTCTGTCTGCTGGGATGGATCCTGTGA
- a CDS encoding energy-coupling factor ABC transporter ATP-binding protein, whose protein sequence is MDLVTTTPTAPPSLEIAGLAYAYPDGHQALFGVDLAVERGQRVALLGPNGAGKTTLVLHLNGILTGGAGTVSVAGLPVAKANLAEIRRRVGIVFQDPDDQLFMPTVREDVAFGPAAAGLRGPELEARVVAALTQVGMESYADRPPHHLSYGQRRRVAVATVLAMEPEILVLDEPSSNLDPASRRELADILRSLEVTVLMVTHDLPYALELCPRAVVLSDGVIVGDGPTGDILADETLMRAHRLELPFGFNPRAVV, encoded by the coding sequence ATGGACCTTGTGACTACGACCCCCACCGCCCCGCCCTCCCTGGAGATCGCCGGCCTCGCGTACGCCTACCCCGACGGCCACCAAGCGCTCTTCGGGGTCGACCTGGCCGTCGAGCGCGGCCAGCGGGTCGCGCTGCTCGGGCCCAACGGCGCGGGCAAGACCACGCTCGTCCTGCACCTCAACGGCATCCTCACCGGCGGCGCCGGCACGGTCTCGGTGGCCGGGCTGCCGGTCGCCAAGGCCAACCTCGCGGAGATCAGGCGCCGCGTCGGCATCGTCTTCCAGGACCCCGACGACCAGCTGTTCATGCCGACGGTCCGCGAGGACGTCGCGTTCGGCCCGGCCGCCGCCGGGCTGCGCGGCCCGGAGCTGGAGGCGCGGGTCGTCGCTGCGCTCACCCAGGTCGGCATGGAGTCCTACGCGGACCGGCCCCCGCACCACCTCTCGTACGGCCAGCGCCGCCGCGTCGCGGTCGCGACCGTCCTCGCGATGGAGCCGGAGATCCTGGTCCTTGACGAGCCGTCGTCCAACCTCGACCCCGCCTCCCGCCGTGAACTCGCCGACATCCTGCGGTCGTTGGAGGTGACGGTGCTGATGGTGACGCACGACCTGCCGTACGCGCTGGAGCTGTGCCCGCGCGCCGTGGTGCTCAGCGACGGCGTGATCGTCGGCGACGGCCCGACCGGGGACATCCTCGCGGACGAGACGCTGATGCGGGCGCACCGGCTTGAGCTGCCGTTCGGCTTCAATCCCCGTGCGGTGGTCTGA
- a CDS encoding MFS transporter translates to MPTPSDRAASPAGKPGGTRRFAVPVVAFAFWITMVGTTVPTPLYPLYENDFGFSPITVTVIFAVYAIGVVVGLLTFGRLSDQIGRRPVLVAATVLSVCAAVVFLVAPDVPVLLFGRVLSGFSAALVTGAGTAALTELMPADGRVRPATVALFANMGGLACGPLLAGVLADTAPSPLRTPWAVSLVLTALAVAGLAATPETVRHRTGFTFRLQPLHVPAEIRSDFLRSAMVTGTGFAVLGVLTAVTGLFLGDVLHDTNHTLTGAVVFTAFVCTALGQLLIRRIGSGSALTVACVGLIAAAALIATAMATETLAALIVGAAVNGLATGIAIGYGLGTITTRSDPEHRGAAVSTFFAILYTMLAVPSIGVGVLIHATSLRPAGEVFSCAVALLALAVLVSLAAGRTRKGAGA, encoded by the coding sequence ATGCCGACCCCATCCGACCGTGCGGCCTCCCCGGCAGGGAAACCGGGCGGCACCCGGCGGTTCGCGGTGCCCGTGGTGGCCTTCGCCTTCTGGATCACGATGGTGGGGACCACCGTGCCCACGCCCCTCTACCCGCTGTACGAGAACGACTTCGGCTTCTCGCCCATCACGGTCACCGTGATCTTCGCCGTCTACGCGATCGGGGTGGTCGTCGGGCTTCTGACCTTCGGGCGGCTGTCGGACCAGATCGGGCGCCGCCCGGTGCTGGTGGCGGCGACCGTGCTGTCCGTCTGCGCCGCCGTGGTCTTCCTGGTCGCCCCCGATGTGCCGGTCCTGCTGTTCGGCCGGGTGCTCTCCGGTTTCTCCGCTGCGCTGGTGACCGGCGCCGGCACGGCCGCGCTCACCGAGCTGATGCCGGCGGACGGCAGGGTGCGCCCCGCCACGGTGGCGCTCTTCGCCAACATGGGCGGACTGGCCTGCGGCCCGCTGCTCGCCGGGGTGCTGGCCGATACGGCGCCCTCCCCGCTGCGTACGCCGTGGGCCGTCTCGCTCGTCCTCACGGCACTCGCCGTCGCCGGTCTTGCGGCCACCCCGGAGACCGTCCGCCACCGCACCGGCTTCACCTTCCGGCTCCAGCCGCTGCACGTCCCGGCGGAGATCCGCTCGGACTTCCTGCGGTCGGCGATGGTGACCGGGACCGGCTTCGCGGTGCTCGGGGTGCTCACCGCCGTGACCGGGCTGTTCCTCGGCGACGTGCTGCACGACACGAATCACACGCTCACCGGGGCCGTCGTCTTCACCGCGTTCGTCTGCACCGCGCTGGGACAGCTGCTGATCCGCCGGATCGGGTCCGGGTCGGCGCTGACCGTGGCCTGTGTGGGGCTGATCGCAGCGGCGGCGCTCATCGCGACCGCCATGGCGACCGAGACCCTGGCCGCGCTGATCGTCGGCGCAGCGGTGAACGGTCTGGCGACCGGTATCGCCATCGGCTACGGCCTCGGCACCATCACCACCCGCAGCGATCCGGAGCACCGGGGCGCCGCGGTGTCGACGTTCTTCGCGATCCTCTACACGATGCTCGCCGTCCCCTCGATCGGTGTCGGCGTACTGATCCACGCCACCAGCCTGCGGCCCGCCGGGGAGGTGTTCAGCTGCGCGGTGGCGCTGCTGGCCCTCGCCGTCCTGGTGAGCCTGGCGGCCGGCCGTACCCGGAAGGGCGCCGGCGCCTGA
- a CDS encoding serine hydrolase domain-containing protein yields the protein MDVQGTVADGFEAVRDAFVRNFTHRAERGAAVTVYRDGHKVVDIWAGTKDVDGAEPWALDTAQVVRSATKGVAAAVPLLLHQRGQLDLDAPVSTYWPEFKAGGKERALVRHFLAHRAGVPLIDSPLTPAEAIDGVSGPRAVAAQQAVWEPGTEHGYHAQTYSWLLSELVRRVTGRTIGRWIAEEIARPLDIDFWVGLPAEEAHRVGRIGTVAAPPVGSGLKLKPKRSVSDAYQDPSSLTSRAFGAIEPFPDENDPAYRAAELPGSGGISTARALARVYAAMIGHVDNGNRLFAPATLALARSEESSGPDRVLVVNTRFGLGFMLHGPSAPLLGPGSFGHPGRGGSLGFADPESGVALGYVTNALQKGVTADPRAQALVRAVRSAT from the coding sequence GTGGACGTCCAGGGCACAGTGGCGGACGGATTCGAGGCGGTCCGGGACGCCTTCGTACGGAACTTCACGCACCGTGCGGAGCGCGGCGCCGCCGTCACCGTCTACCGCGACGGCCACAAGGTCGTCGACATCTGGGCCGGTACGAAGGACGTGGACGGCGCCGAGCCCTGGGCCCTGGACACCGCCCAGGTCGTCAGGTCCGCGACCAAGGGGGTGGCCGCCGCCGTCCCGCTGCTCCTGCACCAGCGCGGCCAGCTGGACCTCGACGCCCCGGTCTCCACGTACTGGCCGGAGTTCAAGGCGGGCGGCAAGGAACGCGCCCTCGTACGGCACTTCCTCGCCCACCGCGCCGGCGTCCCCCTCATCGACAGCCCCCTCACCCCCGCCGAGGCCATCGACGGGGTCTCCGGCCCGCGCGCCGTCGCCGCCCAGCAGGCCGTCTGGGAGCCCGGCACCGAGCACGGCTACCACGCGCAGACCTACAGCTGGCTGCTGAGCGAACTCGTCCGGCGGGTCACCGGCCGCACCATCGGCCGCTGGATCGCCGAGGAGATCGCCCGCCCCCTCGACATCGACTTCTGGGTCGGCCTGCCCGCCGAGGAGGCACACCGCGTCGGCCGGATCGGCACCGTCGCCGCGCCGCCGGTCGGCAGCGGCCTCAAGCTCAAGCCGAAGCGGTCCGTCAGCGACGCGTACCAGGACCCGTCCTCGCTGACCAGCCGGGCCTTCGGCGCCATCGAGCCGTTCCCCGACGAGAACGATCCAGCCTACCGCGCCGCCGAACTCCCCGGCTCCGGCGGCATTTCCACCGCCCGCGCCCTGGCCCGCGTCTACGCCGCGATGATCGGCCACGTCGACAACGGCAACCGCCTCTTCGCCCCCGCCACCCTCGCCCTGGCCCGCAGCGAGGAGTCGTCCGGCCCGGACCGCGTACTCGTCGTCAACACCCGCTTCGGCCTGGGCTTCATGCTGCACGGCCCGTCGGCCCCGCTGCTCGGCCCCGGCTCGTTCGGGCACCCCGGCCGGGGCGGCTCGCTCGGCTTCGCGGATCCGGAGTCGGGGGTCGCGCTGGGGTATGTGACCAATGCGCTCCAGAAGGGTGTCACCGCCGATCCTCGCGCCCAGGCCCTGGTCAGGGCGGTGCGCTCGGCGACATGA
- a CDS encoding SDR family NAD(P)-dependent oxidoreductase: MDTTRRFEGYAVLITGAGRGIGAATARRLTDEGARVLVTDLDGDRAEKTAAALPGALPFTCDVTDRSAVEAAVAYAVAEFGALDVLVNNAYACSPDAPLFEDEDDASWHRDLDATLSGAFRVSRAAMPHLAAAGGRGAIVSVGSVNGSQDFGNHAYSAAKAGLTSLTRTLAGHAAPRGVRVNLVAPGTIHTDVWAARDAEAALEKAAKHYPLGRVGVPDDIAAAIAFLASRDAAWITGVTLPVDGGLLSSNLGLRDSLR; this comes from the coding sequence ATGGATACCACGAGGCGGTTCGAGGGTTACGCGGTCCTGATCACCGGCGCGGGAAGGGGAATCGGCGCGGCCACCGCCCGCCGCCTCACCGACGAGGGCGCCCGCGTCCTGGTCACCGACCTGGACGGCGACCGCGCGGAGAAGACGGCGGCGGCGCTGCCGGGCGCGCTGCCGTTCACCTGCGATGTCACCGACCGGTCCGCGGTGGAGGCGGCGGTGGCGTACGCGGTGGCCGAGTTCGGCGCACTCGACGTCCTGGTCAACAACGCGTACGCCTGCTCGCCGGACGCCCCGCTCTTCGAGGACGAGGACGACGCGTCCTGGCACCGCGACCTGGACGCCACGCTGAGCGGAGCGTTCCGTGTCTCGCGCGCCGCCATGCCGCATCTCGCGGCGGCGGGCGGACGGGGCGCGATCGTCAGCGTCGGCTCGGTCAACGGCTCCCAGGACTTCGGCAACCACGCGTACAGCGCGGCGAAGGCGGGCCTGACCAGCCTGACCCGGACCCTCGCGGGCCACGCGGCGCCGCGCGGGGTCCGGGTCAACCTGGTGGCGCCGGGCACCATCCACACGGATGTGTGGGCGGCGCGCGATGCGGAGGCGGCCCTCGAAAAGGCCGCGAAACACTACCCGTTGGGCCGGGTGGGAGTGCCGGACGACATCGCGGCGGCGATCGCGTTCCTGGCGTCGCGGGACGCCGCGTGGATCACCGGGGTGACGCTGCCGGTGGACGGCGGCCTGCTGAGCAGCAACCTGGGGCTGCGGGACTCGCTGCGCTGA
- a CDS encoding S53 family peptidase, with protein MACNAVARTDIKQQKSLGHHAAPSGYGPSDLQSAYNLPKDGGAGQTVAIVDANDDPNAEQDLASYRSQYGLPACTTDNGCFTKTDQDGGSNYPAPDAGWAGEISLDVDMVSAACPQCHILLVEANSASMDDLGAAVNQAVKQGAKYVSNSYGGSEDTSDTQADDQYFNHPGVAITVSSGDSGYGVEYPAASQYVTAVGGTSLKKDSSTRGWSESVWGTSAGGEGAGSGCSQYDAKPSWQKDADCAKRAVADVASVADPATGLAVYDTYQASGWNVYGGTSAASPFIAGVYALAGTPGASDTPASYPYAHTGSLNDVTSGANGSCSDYLCKAGQGYDGPTGLGTPNGTAAFTK; from the coding sequence ATGGCGTGCAACGCCGTGGCCCGCACCGACATCAAGCAGCAGAAGTCGCTCGGCCACCACGCCGCCCCCTCCGGCTACGGCCCCAGCGACCTGCAGTCCGCCTACAACCTCCCCAAGGACGGCGGCGCGGGCCAGACGGTCGCGATCGTCGACGCCAACGACGACCCCAACGCCGAGCAGGACCTGGCCAGTTACCGGTCCCAGTACGGCCTGCCCGCGTGCACCACCGACAACGGCTGCTTCACGAAGACCGACCAGGACGGCGGCTCCAACTACCCGGCACCCGACGCCGGCTGGGCCGGGGAGATCTCCCTCGACGTCGACATGGTCAGCGCGGCCTGCCCGCAGTGCCACATCCTGCTCGTCGAGGCGAACTCCGCCAGCATGGACGACCTCGGCGCGGCCGTGAACCAGGCCGTCAAGCAGGGCGCCAAGTACGTCTCCAACAGCTACGGCGGCAGCGAGGACACCAGCGACACGCAGGCGGACGACCAGTACTTCAACCACCCCGGCGTCGCCATCACCGTGAGCTCCGGTGACAGCGGCTACGGCGTGGAGTACCCGGCCGCCTCCCAGTACGTCACCGCGGTCGGCGGCACCTCGCTCAAGAAGGACAGCAGCACGCGCGGCTGGTCCGAGTCCGTCTGGGGCACCAGCGCGGGCGGCGAGGGAGCGGGATCGGGCTGCTCGCAGTACGACGCGAAGCCGTCCTGGCAGAAGGACGCCGACTGCGCCAAGCGCGCCGTCGCTGACGTGGCGTCCGTCGCCGACCCGGCCACCGGCCTCGCGGTCTACGACACCTACCAGGCCAGCGGCTGGAACGTCTATGGCGGCACCAGCGCCGCTTCGCCGTTCATCGCGGGCGTCTACGCTCTCGCCGGCACCCCCGGCGCGAGTGACACCCCCGCCTCGTACCCGTACGCCCACACCGGCTCCCTCAACGACGTCACCAGCGGGGCCAACGGGTCGTGCAGCGACTACCTGTGCAAGGCAGGCCAGGGCTACGACGGCCCGACCGGCCTCGGTACGCCGAACGGCACCGCGGCCTTCACCAAGTAA
- a CDS encoding TrmB family transcriptional regulator, producing MELEEGPISDLVALGLARYEARVYLALIRRDSYTAAEVAREADVPRQRVYDVLDALVRRRLVAAHPGRVAMYSAVTPELAVARLMALQRESVDRLERVSEGLAAVLQPVWSDGRVHTDPLDYIEILRDPKAIGERFADIQQQAQHELLTFCKPPFVAPEENAEGIKVVRRLHRAGGTVRAIYLGDALDNPGTVEHIRRFADAGEQARFTPELPLKLVVADSSLVLCDMPDPVAGAGSTTTLFIEHPALAGCLRMAFLTVWEGATERCLPRH from the coding sequence ATGGAGTTGGAAGAAGGACCGATCAGCGATCTGGTGGCGCTCGGCTTGGCGCGGTACGAGGCACGTGTCTATCTCGCTCTCATCAGGCGCGATTCGTACACGGCCGCCGAGGTGGCCCGCGAGGCGGACGTACCGCGCCAGCGGGTCTACGACGTCCTGGACGCACTGGTGCGGCGTCGGCTCGTTGCCGCCCACCCCGGGCGGGTCGCCATGTATTCCGCGGTCACCCCGGAACTGGCCGTAGCCCGCCTGATGGCACTGCAACGCGAGTCCGTGGACCGGTTGGAGCGGGTGTCGGAGGGGCTGGCCGCCGTGCTGCAGCCGGTCTGGTCCGACGGGCGGGTGCACACCGACCCGCTGGACTACATCGAGATCCTGCGCGATCCGAAGGCGATCGGCGAGCGCTTCGCCGACATCCAGCAGCAGGCCCAGCACGAGCTGTTGACCTTCTGCAAACCCCCGTTCGTCGCCCCCGAGGAGAACGCCGAAGGCATCAAGGTCGTCCGTCGGCTGCACCGGGCAGGGGGCACGGTCCGTGCCATCTACCTCGGCGACGCGCTGGACAACCCCGGGACCGTGGAGCACATACGGCGCTTCGCCGACGCGGGGGAGCAGGCCCGCTTCACCCCCGAACTGCCGCTGAAGCTGGTGGTCGCCGACTCTTCCCTGGTGCTGTGTGACATGCCCGACCCGGTGGCAGGCGCGGGCTCCACCACCACTCTGTTCATCGAGCACCCGGCGCTCGCGGGATGCCTGCGAATGGCGTTTCTGACGGTCTGGGAGGGCGCCACGGAGCGCTGCCTGCCGAGGCACTAG
- a CDS encoding chloride channel protein — protein MSADEAAADQQAALLADPFKPLRNRGYLKLLVVTALFGVVLSAGAYGFLVAVHDLQEAVFTDLPRALGFDSAPVWWPLPMLVLAGLLVALTVRYLPGNGGHQPAEGLKTKGTAPAAELPGILLAAIASLALGAVVGPEAPMIALGGGVALYAFRLLRPGSTATEQGLVAAAGSFAAISALLGSPLVGAFLLMEASGLGGPMLGIVLVPGLLAAGVGSLVFTGLGTWAGFGVGTLVIPNLPHVGRPDIAQFGYALVIGVAAAFLGTGVQRVALRLQPGVNRRRMVWAPVIGLAVAGLAIAYAEGSGKATSDVLFSGQSALPHLLLSTGSYSLGALVLLIVCKSLAYCVSLAAFRGGPIFPALFLGAAGGIALSHLPGLPFVSAAAMGMGAMAVALLRLPMTSVMLATLLLGHDGLTVMPLVIVAVVVCHVMSARLTPPG, from the coding sequence ATGTCAGCGGACGAGGCAGCCGCAGACCAGCAAGCCGCCCTGCTCGCAGACCCGTTCAAGCCGTTGCGGAACAGGGGCTATCTCAAGCTCCTCGTCGTCACCGCGCTCTTCGGTGTCGTGCTCTCGGCCGGTGCCTACGGTTTCCTGGTAGCCGTCCACGACCTCCAGGAGGCCGTCTTCACCGACCTGCCCCGCGCGCTCGGATTTGACAGTGCTCCTGTCTGGTGGCCGCTGCCCATGCTCGTGCTCGCCGGGCTGCTGGTCGCGCTGACCGTGCGGTACCTGCCGGGCAACGGCGGTCACCAGCCCGCCGAAGGGCTCAAGACCAAGGGCACCGCCCCCGCCGCCGAGCTGCCCGGCATCCTGCTGGCCGCCATCGCGTCCCTCGCGCTCGGTGCGGTCGTCGGGCCCGAGGCGCCCATGATCGCGCTGGGCGGTGGTGTTGCCCTCTACGCGTTCCGGCTGCTGCGGCCCGGCTCCACCGCGACGGAGCAGGGGCTCGTGGCGGCGGCCGGCAGTTTCGCGGCCATCAGTGCGCTGCTGGGTTCGCCGCTGGTGGGGGCCTTTCTGCTGATGGAGGCTTCCGGGCTCGGCGGGCCGATGCTCGGGATCGTGCTCGTCCCCGGGCTGCTGGCCGCCGGGGTCGGCTCGCTGGTCTTCACCGGGCTGGGCACCTGGGCGGGCTTCGGGGTCGGAACGCTGGTCATCCCGAACCTGCCCCACGTGGGGCGCCCCGACATCGCCCAGTTCGGGTACGCGCTGGTGATCGGGGTCGCCGCCGCGTTCCTCGGTACGGGGGTCCAGCGCGTGGCACTGCGGCTTCAACCGGGCGTGAACCGGCGCCGGATGGTGTGGGCACCGGTGATCGGCCTGGCCGTGGCGGGGCTGGCCATCGCGTACGCCGAAGGGTCCGGCAAGGCAACGTCCGACGTGCTGTTCTCCGGGCAGAGCGCGCTGCCGCACCTCCTGCTCAGCACCGGTTCGTACTCCCTCGGCGCGCTGGTGCTGCTCATCGTCTGCAAGAGCCTCGCCTACTGCGTGTCGCTCGCGGCCTTCCGCGGCGGCCCGATCTTCCCGGCGCTGTTCCTCGGCGCCGCGGGCGGGATCGCGCTGTCGCACCTTCCGGGGCTGCCGTTCGTCTCCGCCGCCGCGATGGGGATGGGCGCGATGGCGGTGGCGCTGCTCCGGCTGCCGATGACCTCGGTCATGCTGGCCACGCTGCTACTGGGACATGACGGCCTCACTGTCATGCCACTGGTGATCGTGGCGGTGGTGGTCTGCCATGTCATGTCGGCCCGGCTCACCCCGCCGGGCTAG
- a CDS encoding TetR/AcrR family transcriptional regulator, whose protein sequence is MARAQSTAKPSARERLLAAANELFYAEGVQSVGIDRVIEHAGVAKASLYNTFGGKEQLVRAYLDTRHAGTADRITRAVAERDTPREQMLAVFESQGQQFDRPDFHGCVFIRAGAEASPGGLVQEAANAFRGWMRELFTRLAAEAGAADPDTLGHQLQLLYDGAGISALMDHDSTVAATSRAAAAALIAAATGASAEA, encoded by the coding sequence ATGGCGCGTGCCCAGAGCACCGCGAAGCCGTCGGCGCGTGAGCGCCTGCTCGCCGCCGCGAACGAGCTGTTCTACGCCGAGGGCGTGCAGAGCGTCGGGATCGATCGGGTCATCGAACACGCGGGCGTGGCCAAAGCGTCGCTGTACAACACCTTCGGCGGCAAGGAGCAGCTCGTCCGGGCGTATCTCGACACCCGGCATGCGGGCACCGCCGACCGGATCACCCGGGCCGTCGCGGAGCGCGACACACCCCGCGAGCAGATGCTGGCGGTCTTCGAGTCCCAGGGGCAGCAGTTCGACCGGCCCGACTTCCACGGCTGCGTCTTCATCCGCGCCGGCGCCGAGGCCAGCCCCGGCGGGCTGGTCCAGGAAGCGGCGAACGCCTTCCGCGGCTGGATGCGCGAACTCTTCACCCGCCTCGCCGCCGAGGCCGGCGCCGCCGACCCCGACACCCTGGGCCACCAGCTCCAACTCCTCTACGACGGCGCCGGCATCTCCGCCCTGATGGACCACGACTCCACGGTGGCCGCGACCTCCCGCGCGGCGGCGGCAGCCCTGATCGCGGCAGCGACGGGCGCATCCGCCGAGGCATGA
- a CDS encoding MFS transporter, whose translation MTNRSVVPAFKSERTSDPAPAAAGSTSGSTSGSDSAAVSARGRRLPPNVALYALASITITFLAASSAPTPLYAVYQAEWGFDPITTTVVFGVYAVAVLLGLLIMGKLSDHVGRRPVLLAALAAQAASMVVFATADGVSGLIIARIVQGLSTGAALGAIGAGMMDIDRPRGTITNAVVPGIGTASGALVSGLVVQFLPAPTHLVYLGLLAVFVLQAVAVALMAETVIRKPGALAGLAPEIKLPRAVRRPMLVAAPVLFAVWALAGLYGSLGPSLARELTGSRSEVLGGLSLFVLAGVAAVSVLVLRKAATRTVMLTGILALIAGVALTLASIRGSSPTGFFAGTAIAGVGFGSGFQGGIRTVMPLARPHESSGVLSLLFVVSYLGMGVPAVIAGFLVVHAGGLTATAQEYGVAVIVLAAFALLGLVRGGRDGATALPGERVGGNA comes from the coding sequence ATGACGAATCGCTCGGTCGTCCCGGCGTTCAAATCGGAGCGCACCTCGGATCCGGCGCCCGCCGCCGCCGGATCCACTTCCGGATCCACTTCCGGATCCGACTCCGCTGCCGTATCCGCGCGGGGCCGCCGACTGCCGCCGAACGTGGCGCTGTACGCCCTCGCCTCGATCACCATCACGTTCCTGGCGGCCTCCAGCGCGCCGACCCCGCTCTACGCGGTCTACCAGGCCGAATGGGGCTTCGACCCGATCACCACCACCGTGGTCTTCGGCGTCTACGCGGTGGCCGTGCTGCTCGGGCTGCTGATCATGGGCAAGCTCTCCGACCACGTCGGCAGGCGGCCGGTGCTGCTGGCCGCGCTGGCGGCGCAGGCCGCCTCGATGGTCGTGTTCGCCACCGCCGACGGCGTGTCGGGGCTGATAATCGCCCGGATCGTCCAGGGACTGTCGACGGGCGCCGCGCTCGGCGCGATCGGGGCGGGGATGATGGACATCGACCGCCCGCGCGGCACGATCACCAACGCGGTCGTCCCGGGTATCGGCACGGCGTCCGGCGCGCTGGTCTCCGGCCTCGTAGTCCAGTTCCTGCCCGCCCCCACGCATCTGGTCTACCTCGGACTGCTGGCGGTCTTCGTCCTCCAGGCCGTCGCCGTCGCACTGATGGCGGAGACGGTCATCCGCAAGCCGGGGGCGCTGGCCGGCCTGGCGCCGGAGATCAAGCTGCCGCGCGCCGTACGCCGCCCGATGCTGGTGGCCGCGCCGGTGCTGTTCGCCGTCTGGGCGCTGGCCGGGCTGTACGGGTCGCTCGGTCCGTCCCTCGCACGGGAGTTGACCGGCTCCAGGTCCGAAGTCCTCGGCGGGCTAAGCCTGTTCGTGCTCGCCGGGGTGGCCGCCGTCTCGGTGCTGGTCCTGCGGAAGGCGGCGACCCGGACGGTGATGCTCACCGGCATCCTCGCGCTGATCGCCGGGGTGGCCCTCACCCTCGCCTCAATCCGCGGCTCCTCCCCCACCGGCTTCTTCGCCGGCACCGCCATCGCGGGCGTCGGCTTCGGCAGCGGATTCCAGGGCGGCATCCGTACGGTGATGCCGCTGGCCCGGCCGCACGAGAGTTCCGGGGTGCTGTCTCTGCTCTTCGTCGTCTCCTACCTGGGCATGGGGGTGCCCGCCGTGATCGCCGGGTTCCTCGTCGTCCACGCGGGCGGACTGACCGCCACCGCGCAGGAGTACGGCGTCGCCGTGATCGTCCTCGCGGCGTTCGCGTTGCTCGGACTGGTGCGCGGCGGCCGGGACGGGGCGACGGCCCTGCCGGGCGAGCGGGTCGGCGGCAACGCCTGA
- a CDS encoding DUF397 domain-containing protein, with protein sequence MRRSKQVVTGATLLLGWRKSSYSGASQGDCLEVADGYRRVPVRDSKNPHGPALSFPSDDWTAFVSAVKGGHLTP encoded by the coding sequence ATGCGTCGAAGTAAGCAGGTCGTAACAGGCGCCACGCTCCTGCTGGGGTGGCGCAAGTCCAGCTACAGCGGCGCCTCCCAGGGCGATTGCCTGGAAGTAGCGGATGGGTACCGCCGCGTCCCCGTCCGCGACTCCAAGAACCCCCACGGCCCGGCCCTCTCTTTCCCCTCCGACGACTGGACCGCCTTCGTCTCCGCCGTGAAGGGCGGGCACCTGACCCCGTAA